In the Bacillus sp. FJAT-42376 genome, AAATCAACAGCCAAGTTTAACAGATCTTAACTAAAAAAAGCAGCCCCGACAGGCCGCTTTTTACGCTTGCATTTTTTTCAGGATGTAGTCAATCAAATCTCCCATTGGACGGTCATCAATCGCGTCCAGGACCTCCGGCTTCAGCAGCTGGAGTTTTTTTATTTCATAGTAATCATACAGGGCACGTTTAACGGAAATCCCCTCTTCCATAAGGAAGGCAGGGCTCAATAAGCGCTTAAAGGCCGCTTCATCCTGCATAATCAATAGGGATGGATTAACCGGATGAAAGACTCCTTCTCTGATTCCTTCCTCGTAGAAATCTTTTATATGATTTTCTCTCCATTTTCTTCCTGCCGTAATTTCCTGATACACGTCAGGACAGCTTTGACGCAAATCCCTCATGAAAATTTCAGATGAATAAATGGCCGAAAGAGCGGCCTGCTGAAATACCTTTTGAAAGCGGTACGTGTAGCTAATTTCTTTATTTAAAAGGGTTTCATCCACTTCTTTGCTGTAATCGGTAAATACCTCTCCCACTTTTTGTATAATTTCTTCCTTTGAGGAAAAATAATTATAAAGGGTTGCCTTGCTTACGTTGATCAGCTGAGTCATATCCTGGATCTTCATCTTGCTGAAACCTTGTATGCGCATGACATTCATGAGTTTCTTTGCATAGGAGGTCCGCATTTCCTCTCGCTGTTCATCATCTAACTTACGCATTCCTCTCACTCCTTTCAAACAAAGTAAGCTCTATCCATTAGAACATTTTAGACGAAATAAGTCTAGTTGGTTTACAAAGATTCCTTGTGTGTGATACATTGTTCCACGTAAACATTTTAGACTTTTATAAACCAAAAAGTACAAAATAAAAGGAGCGATACAGCATGAATACGAATTTTACTCAAATTTATATAAATGGAGAATGGAAACCAGGATCCAGCGACAGCATGATTAAAAATATCAATCCTTTTACTCATGAAGAAATTCTTGAAATCAAAGCCGCTGACAAGCAAGATCTCGATGATGCCTATAAAGCAGCGGAGGCTGCACAGGTCAAATGGTCAAAAGAACTTCCACAAGTTAAAAGAGCCCTTCTTGAGAAATCCGTTCAAATAATGGAAGAACAAAAAGACGTGTTTGTTGACTGGCTTGTGAAAGAATCCGGCAGTACCGTGTTTAAAGCGGAAGCTGAGTACCGTGCAGCGATGAATGTACTAAAAGAAGCCGCTACATTCCCATACCGAATGGAAGGCAAAATTCTTCCTTCTCAAACGCCAGGCAAAGAAAACCGGGTGTACCGCGAGCCGCTTGGAGTAGTTGGAGTCATCAGTCCGTGGAACTTCCCGCTTCACCTTGCGATGCGTTCTATTGCATCAGCCATCGCAACTGGTAATAGTGTAGTCATCAAACCGGCAACCGAAACTCCTGTAACAGGCGGTCTTATTTTTGCCAGCCTGTTCGAAGCAGCTGGAGCCCCGAAAGGCTTAGTGAATGCAGTTGTTGGGCGCGGTTCAGAAATCGGCGATGATATGGTGACTCACAAAACACCGCGTCTCATTTCATTCACCGGGTCAACCGAAGTAGGAAAAAGAATCGGCCAGCTTGCAGGCGGAGAATTGAAGAAAACTGCCCTTGAGCTTGGTGGAAACAACGTGTTTATCGTTCTTGAAGATGCCGACATTGACCAGGCTGCCGAATCTGCCGTGTTTGGTAAATTTTA is a window encoding:
- a CDS encoding TetR/AcrR family transcriptional regulator yields the protein MRKLDDEQREEMRTSYAKKLMNVMRIQGFSKMKIQDMTQLINVSKATLYNYFSSKEEIIQKVGEVFTDYSKEVDETLLNKEISYTYRFQKVFQQAALSAIYSSEIFMRDLRQSCPDVYQEITAGRKWRENHIKDFYEEGIREGVFHPVNPSLLIMQDEAAFKRLLSPAFLMEEGISVKRALYDYYEIKKLQLLKPEVLDAIDDRPMGDLIDYILKKMQA
- a CDS encoding aldehyde dehydrogenase family protein: MNTNFTQIYINGEWKPGSSDSMIKNINPFTHEEILEIKAADKQDLDDAYKAAEAAQVKWSKELPQVKRALLEKSVQIMEEQKDVFVDWLVKESGSTVFKAEAEYRAAMNVLKEAATFPYRMEGKILPSQTPGKENRVYREPLGVVGVISPWNFPLHLAMRSIASAIATGNSVVIKPATETPVTGGLIFASLFEAAGAPKGLVNAVVGRGSEIGDDMVTHKTPRLISFTGSTEVGKRIGQLAGGELKKTALELGGNNVFIVLEDADIDQAAESAVFGKFYHQGQICMAINRIFVHSSIYDQFAERFIEKAKELKYGNPAEADTKVGPLINRGQVDRILEDVNESVKQGAKLRLGGKAEGNVLEPTVLTGVTNEMPIAVNEIFGPAAALISFDSEEEVIEMANAMPYGLSGAVHSASIEHATLVAHDIHTGMIHVNDQPVNEEPHMPFGGEKDSGIGRFNGEWALEEFTTVKWLSVQHNRRNYGPFFKS